A stretch of the Gossypium hirsutum isolate 1008001.06 chromosome D07, Gossypium_hirsutum_v2.1, whole genome shotgun sequence genome encodes the following:
- the LOC107932192 gene encoding lachrymatory-factor synthase, giving the protein MANVGQQPKWEGKSCAKLAGCKAEQVWLLLQDFFGLDKWFPSLTTCLPVEGVSGQPGCVRFCAGFKTPVSGSDKGSMNWTKQKLLSIDPIKMVFSYSIVDGNVGFNAYVSTVRVLSNEHGCDIEWRYEVEPVKGWTLGDLDFFIASGLQVMAQRMEAALQVFQATMDQ; this is encoded by the coding sequence ATGGCAAATGTTGGTCAGCAACCAAAATGGGAAGGTAAGTCATGTGCAAAGTTAGCAGGATGCAAAGCAGAACAAGTATGGCTCCTCTTACAAGATTTTTTCGGCTTGGACAAGTGGTTCCCGAGTCTGACTACTTGTCTCCCCGTCGAAGGTGTCTCGGGACAACCTGGGTGCGTTCGTTTCTGTGCTGGTTTTAAAACTCCGGTCAGTGGTAGTGATAAAGGAAGTATGAATTGGACTAAGCAAAAGCTACTGTCCATTGATCCAATTAAGATGGTTTTTAGCTATTCTATTGTGGATGGCAATGTTGGTTTCAATGCTTATGTATCAACAGTGAGAGTGTTGTCCAATGAGCATGGGTGTGACATTGAATGGAGGTATGAAGTTGAGCCAGTGAAAGGTTGGACACTCGGGGATTTGGATTTCTTCATCGCTTCTGGTTTACAAGTTATGGCTCAAAGAATGGAAGCAGCTCTCCAAGTTTTTCAAGCTACAATGGATCAATAA